The Parabacteroides timonensis sequence CTAACTCTCGTTTCTTCGATAACGATGTAAACAAGGTTCCGAAGACTTCTGTAACGGTTGGTGTAGGTACTGTACTGGATGCCAAAGAAGTATTGATCATGGTAAACGGCCATAACAAGGCTCGCGCTTTGCAGCAGGCTGTTGAAGGTTCTATCAACCAGATGTGGACAATCACTGCTTTGCAGATGCACCCGAAAGGTATTATCGTAGCTGACGAAGCGGCTTGCGCTGAAATCAAAGTCGGTACATACAACTACTTCAAAGATATCGAAAAAGATAATCTTTGTCCTTGCAGCTTGTTGAAGTAAGGATTAAATGTTATAGAATAAAAAGCGGGGCTGTACCGAAAGGAAACAGCTCCGTTTTTTATTTAGTCCTTATTCCCCGATATAATACCCGGATCGTTATCCATGTTCTGAACAGCTTTGCGAATGCTTTTTAACTGTTTGCCGAAATTCAGGTTGAAGTTGAATTTGACCACTACCGTTCTTGCCATATTGTTACTGTGAATGTCCGATTTTACCGGATTGAGGGCTGACCAGTTCTCATTTTCCGATCTGTATGTACGGATGAAAGGATTATATAATCCTGCCATTACCGACCAGGCTGGCATTTTGTATCCGACCATAAGTGTATGCATCAGGTCTCCTTTCATCAATTGTTCCCCGTAAACGTATCTGTTGGGTGGTACAATGGTGGCAAAGTTGGCGATCCAGTGACGATACGAAAAGTCGAGATTGACGCGAAGCGATTTCATTGTGTAGGTATGTAAATAGTTGTTGCCATGACTGATGTAGCGGTTGAGTCCAGGTATAACCGACAGGTTAATATGATCTTTCCAGGGCTTTATATGGAAGGCTACTTCGAATGCGAGATCCTGGAAAGATTGCTGGTTGTCATACGTCCGTATAAACTTACCGCTTTCGTAAAGAACGGACTCCATGATCGGCTTATGTTCATAATCATAAGTCACGAGTGCATCTATCCCGAAAAATGACTTGTTGTATCCAGCATTGAAAGATTGGTTGATGCTTTGGAATGATTTCAATCCGGGATTTCCCCTGCGTATCTGTAACAGGTCGATGGGCTGTTCCACATCGTTGAGGTAGGCGATAGAGGGAGTATTGTTCTTTAATGCAGCACTGTAACGAAATGCAAAATCCTGGTTGGGATTGTAAGTGACGCGCAGGGATGGTTGCAGGGCATATTTCTCATTTTTATTATTCTGTTGGCTGTAGTAGAAACGGGAAAGGGTAAGGTTTGCCATATAACTCCATTTACCGGTTTTCAGTTGGTATTCCCCATAGACAAAACTTTCGCTTTGATTCATGGTTACATCGGTTACTGTCGTTCCGGTATATTGGTTATCCGTATATGACTGGATATGTTTCGCGCCTCCGGTAAATTGACTTTTTCCTATCCTCTTTTCGTAAATACCCTCCGCTATCAGCGAATACTTTTTCCCGGAAATCTCGGACAGTATATCTGTTTCGGGGATATTCTCTCTTATTTCCTGATAGATACGGTTGTTTTTTGTCTCTATATAAGTGCCGACGAGGTTAAAGATTAGTGATTGGTCATTTTTTAGCGTACGTTGAAAGTAAAGATCCAACGCTGGAATATGATTTTTTTCTACCGTATGATCGTAAATAGACAGCGGTATATCTGATCCGGAAGAGTAGAGTTTACTTTTGCGGTCTTCGTATCCGGCAGGGAAATCATTATAGCTATACCGGAATTGTGCATTGAAGATGTATTTGTCCTTTTCTTGCAGGCTGTAGTTTAAGTTGGAATATAATACTTTCTTATTGAAAAGGGTAGGTTCCCCAATTTCTTTTCGCTGTAATTCATGATCGGGGAACAGGAGCTTTTCGTTGTATTCTCGTGTCCAGTCGCCTTTACGCTGGATGAAACGGACGTTTGCCGAGAACTCTGATTTTCCGTTATTATAATTGGCGGACAGCATATCGTCGATCGAGGTACGATCTCCTCCGATACTGTGGAAAGCACCTCCACGGATACTGCCTCCCGACTCTTTTTTGCGTGTTATATAATCGATTACCACTGCGGCATTTCCGTAGCGTACACCCGGACTGTCGTGATATTCAATCCGGATAATATCTTCCGGGTTCAGCGCAGCTACTTCGGGATAAGTGACGAGTATTCCGTTAATCCTTAACTGTACTTCTCCATTGCCTGGTGTAGTTATTTCTCCGGACATTACGTCTACCATGATACGGGATAGTTGCATTTTATTCAACAGCTCAACTCCATCGGTAGCCGTTTTTCGTTGAATTTCAGAAGGTAATATCGATAACTTATCTCCTTTATTTATAACCGATTTAGCTGTAACAGTCACTTCATCCAGGAAAAAGGAAGAGGAAGTAACAAATGTAGAATCTTCCCGCATTGTTACCTGCTGGGCAGATAGGGAGGGAAGCATTAAGAATATAGTTGCGATAAATAATAAAATTGTCTTCATACGATTGATTCATTTCTTGTTCCGTTCATTCGGTTTGTTGTAAATAAAAATTGTAATTGCTTGGATAGTCTATCTATTATCGGTGACGAATGACCGGAAGGGATATTTTAAAAAAGTGAGCTTAACTTTATTTCTTTTGCAATAGTTTCGATAGGGTGACGTTTATATAGGTACGATTGGTTTTATTTTTTATGCTGGTATTAATTAAGAATTGAAGATTTATATGCGAAATGACAATATGAAAAAAGCATTCAGTTTATTCGTTTGTTTGTTGATGTTCTATACTGTCGTTCATGGGCAGGATATGAAGGAGGTGGTGATAGGACAAACGATGGAGGGGAAAGATTTGATAGCACATGGTATTGAATTCGATGGCAAGGTGCGGAAATATAAGATGGATACAACAGCCACTTTTTTCATGGTGGAGATAGCCCACCTGACGAAAAACGAACGGTCTTATAAGAATAAAGGAGAGTTGATTCTTTTTGATTTCCAGAAAGGAACGGAGTTGTGGAGGAAGAAGATGAATTATCAGAGCGATCAGAGCGTTTTACTTTCTGAAGGCGTTTTGTTTAATTCGAAAGGTATTAAAAGTTCTTTCCTGGATATTCAGACCGGACAGGAAAAATGGAGTAAGAAAATATTTCCTTATGTACTGGATCATCAAAACAGCAAAATCTGGGCTTACAAGAATGGAATTTCGAAAAACCTAGAATGCTACGATACAAGCTCCGGAACACTTTTATGGACTCGGGAAGTACCCCATACATATGGTTGGAATTATGATGGGATGATAAATGATTCGACCAGGCTAATTGTTTCCGACGGGATGCATCTAGTGAATATCAACGATGGGACAGGGAAGAGTTATCCGATGAAGACTGGGACAACTAATTATACCGGAGCGGTTGCATTAGGCGCTTTAGGCATATTGACCGGTGCTCTGACTGGGGTAGTTACAATGCCGACCGGAGGAAATGCGGTTGTAGAGTTGGTCTCAAACGTTTTGAGAGAAGATTCCTTATTGTATTTTGCCAACCGGACGCAGTTGCTTTGTTTGGATGAACAATTGAAAATGAAATGGGGATACCCTCTGCCTGAGGAATTAACCTCAAATTCGGAGTTGTTTACCTATGATGACCGACTGTATATGATTAATTATGGTTGTGGTTACCGCGGAAATTTTCGGGATTGCTCTTCTGCATACGAAAAGATGATGATGGCGGTCAATATCGGAAGGCCTTTCATAGCCTGTTTTGACAAGAATACCGGTAAAAATATCTACCTGAATCAACTGACGAAAAAGAAAGACAAGATTGAGGATGCCTGTATAAAAGAAGACCGGAATACATTATATCTATTATTTGACGACGGCATGTCTTTTTGCCAATTGGCCGATAGTACGGAGATCGAGGTCTCTCCCTGGGATGAAAAGGCCAATGGTAAGTTACAAGGTTTTTTGCGCAACTTCTTTTATACGATAAATCCGGATAGTGTCTCTTTCCGTAAGATTATGCCGTCTGATTCATCCTCTTGTTTCGTATATAATGACCAGTATGATGTTTTTGAAGTTGATGAACAGATGAATATTATTCGCACCTATTCGCCTGGTGAGTTGTTTTTTACGGATCTGACAGGGGATGGATATTCTATCATCAGTCAGAATAAGACCCAATATCTGATTGATTTTAACAGTAAGAAATTGGCAGTGTTACATCTTCCCTTTGATTTATATCTGATAAAAGGTAAAGTGTATACGCTAAGTGAAGACAGGGATAAGATTCTGGAAATAAATCTGAAAGAACTTTTCCCGGAGCGATTTATTGACAACCCTATAATATAATAAGTAAAAATATTTGTTTATTCATTTTAGTATTTATCTTTGGTCTGTGTTTATGAGTAAAGACAGACATTGTGGGAGTGAAATAGTTTGAATTTATTGAGATAGTATTTTGTGTTTAATATCTAAAACAATTTGTAGTTATGAAAAAGAGCTTATTATTCTTACTTTTATTCGTTGCATTTCAGGTAAGTGCACAAGAATTCCATTTTATTCCGAAAATAGGTTTGAATTTTGCCAATATGACAAACTCTGATGGTAGTATGAAACCAGGTTTGAATATCGGGGTGGCAGGTGAAGTGATGATGACTGATCATTTTGCGATCGAACCGGGGATTTTCTATTCGATGCAGGGAACGAAAGGCAAAGATAGTGGTGTGACCATGAAAATAAAGAATGATTATCTGAATATTCCTGTTCTGTTTAAAGGATATGTATATGAGGGCTTCAATTTATTTGCCGGACCACAGTTGGGCTTTAAGGTGTCTTCAAAAATAAAAGCATCTCAATCGGGTACATCTGTTTCGACAAGTGAAGGTAGCGATTTATTTAAAACTGTCGATTTTGCTATTGTTATCGGTGCCGGTTACCAGTCGCCTATGGGATTCCTTGTTTCCCTGAATTATAATATAGGTTTGGCTAATACGATCAATAAAGATAAGATGTCTTCTCTTATAGGAGCAACAGTTGATGAAAAATCTCGTAATGGGGTACTTCAGTTCAATGTAGGCTGGCGCTTCTGATAGATTTAAAGCCGGATTATGCAAACTTTAAAACGAAATTTGGATAATTCGGCTCTGAAAGAATAATTATTTTTGTGGTATAAATTTTATTACCATAAAACAGACTTTTGTAACTTTCCTACTCTTATCCTTGTCTTACTCTTTGTGGGACCGAAAATCTTTTCACACGATGGAAAAGCGTATTATATGCCCTGGGAGTCTACTATCTGTATCAGCGAACGCTGGTTTTATAATACGACCGGCCAAAAGTATAAACCGGTAGATGAACTTGCCCGGTTATACCGTCAGTGTACGAAGAATGATAATATCCTTATCCTGAACTTTCCACCAGCTCGTGATGGAAAGATCCGGGAGAAAGATATTCAGGTACTGAATGAGTTGCGTAAGCAACTTCAGTGATTATACATATCTTTATTATAAAAATCTAATATTTTAATCTGGGCATTATATGCTGTTTGTGCTGGACTGTCAGGGTTGAGCTCGATAGCTGACAGATAGTTGTTTAGTGCCTGGCGTATATCCCCCATTTTGCGATATACATTTCCTCGCAGGTAAAACGCTTCATCGTCTGAAGCGTTTTTTTTAATGTATTCATCCAACAAACGCAATGCTTCGTCTGTTTTATTATCGTTGATAAGTTGTCTGATTGTTTCCATATTGAAATAATGCGATATTTTGTAGACAAAGATAATTCTGAAGAGGTTATATACATAATAATCACGGTTTAAAAAACTGTTTTTTTGTTACTGATGTACGGTTACGTTAATTATTTATGTATGTTTGCACTCGATTTCTAAAAAGTGAAAAGTGATTATGCAAAAGAATCTGGTAATAGTGGAGTCACCCGCCAAGGCAAAAACCATCGAAAAGTTCCTCGGGAAAGATTTTAAGGTTATGTCGAGTTACGGGCACATCCGCGATTTGAAGACAAAAGATTTTAGTATTGATGTCGAGCACGATTATGCTCCGCAGTACGTGATTCCGGCTGATAAGAAGAAGCTGGTATCCGAATTGAAATCCGAAGCTAAGACAGCCGAACAGGTATGGCTCGCATCCGATGAGGACCGCGAAGGAGAAGCTATATCCTGGCATCTGTATGAAGTTTTGGGATTGAAGCCGGAAAATACGAAACGTATTGTTTTCCATGAAATTACCAAGAATGCAATTTTGCATGCTATCGAAACACCGCGTGATATCAATATCAACCTGGTGAATGCGCAGCAGGCTCGCCGTGTATTGGATCGTATTGTGGGTTTCGAGCTTTCTCCTATCCTGTGGAGAAAGGTAAAACCAGCTTTGTCTGCCGGACGTGTGCAGTCGGTAGCTGTCCGTCTTATTGTTGAACGCGAACGTGAGATCAACGATTTCGTTTCGGAGGCAGCTTATCGTGTCATTGCTAATTTCACTCTTCCCGATGGAACGACTATCCTGAAAGCGGAATTAAACAAACGTCTGAAGGATAAGAAGGATGTTATGGAATTCCTGGAATCCTGCAAGACTGCTTCTTTCACTATCGATGAGATCACAAAAAAACCGGTAAAAAAATCGCCGGCACCTCCTTTTACAACATCTACCCTGCAGCAGGAAGCGGCTCGTAAATTGGGGTATTCCGTATCGCAGACCATGATGATCGCTCAGCGTCTGTATGAGTCCGGGTTGATTACCTATATGCGTACCGACTCGGTGAACCTGAGTGATCTGGCATTGGGAACAGCTAAGGAAGCTATTCTGGAAACTTACGGAGAAAAGTATCATAAGTTCCGCCAGTACCATACAAAAAGTAAAGGTGCACAGGAAGCGCACGAGGCTATCCGTCCTACTTATATAAGTAATGTAGAGATCAGTGGCTCTGCGCAGGAAAAGAAATTATATGAATTGATTCGTAAACGGACGATCGCTTCCCAGATGGCAGATGCTGAGCTGGAACGTACAACGATCTCTGTTTGTATCGATGATAAGAAAGAAAAATTTGTGGCTGTAGGTGAAGTGATCACCTTTGATGGTTTCCTTCAGGTGTATCGCGAAAGCTACGATGATGATAATGAAAAAGAACAGGATAAGGAGAATGGTTTATTACCTCCTGTTAAATTGCATGAAGTTTTGACTTTGAATGATATCGTGGCAACGGAACGTTTTACACAACGTCCACCGCGTTATACGGAAGCCAGCCTTGTTCGTCGTTTGGAAGAACTGGGTATCGGACGTCCTTCTACTTATGCTCCGACGATTCAAACGATCCAGAATCGTGAGTATGTAGTAAAAGGGGATAAAGAAGGGACCGAACGTGCTTATAGTGTTATCTCGTTGGCTAAAGGCAAGATCAAAGAGGCTGATAAGAAGGAGATAGTGGGGGCAGACCGTAATAAGTTAATGCCTACGGATATCGGAGCGGTAGTTAATGACTTCCTGATGGAATATTTCCCTTCTGTTTTGGATTATAACTTTACGGCTAGTGTCGAGAAGGAGTTTGATGCCGTGGCAGATGGCGAAATGGTCTGGACAAATGCGATAGATAAGTTCTATAAAATGTTTCATCCGATCGTGGAAGAAACAGCTGCTATAAAAACGGCCCATAAGGTGGGAGAACGTGAGTTGGGTATCGATCCGAAAAGTGGAAATCCTGTCTTTGTGAAGATCGGCCGTTATGGTCCGGTTGTGCAGATCGGTCAGGCACATACGGAGGATAAAGAAGCTCCGAAGCCTCAGTTTGCCACTTTGATGAAAGGTCAGTCAATCGAAACGATCACGTTGGAAGAAGCGTTGAAGCTATTCGACCTACCTCGTACGATCGGCGAATATGAAGGAAAAGAAATGGTTGCAGCAGTAGGACGTTTCGGACCTTTTATCCGTCATGACGGGAAATTTATCTCTATCCCGAAAGATCTGAATCCTCTTTCTATTACAGTAGAAGAGGCTATCGAATTGATCGATGAGAAACGTAAGAAAGACGAACAACGTTATCTGAAGAAGTTCGATGAAGATCCTGATCTGGAAATATTGAACGGTCGTTATGGCCCTTATATAACTTATAAGAAGGCAAATTACCGTATTCCGAAGACGGTTACTAATCCTGAAAAGCTGACGTTGGAAGATTGCATGAAGATCATTGCCGAGGCGGCAGAAAAACCTGCGACAACGAAAAAACGGACTACAAAGAAAAAGGCCTGATCGGTAGAGATCAGAAAGACATAAGAAAAAAGGATCCTGTTGAGTTAATCAGCAGGATCCTTTTTTATGAGTGATATTTCTGTTCTTACATTCTTTCCGGAACTTCGATACCCAGTAACGACATACCGGATTTTACTATTTTAGCGACGTTGGCAGATAATACCAGACGGAATTGTTTGATCTCGGCATTCTCTTCGCGAAGGATGGAGAAGTCGTGGTAGAATTGGTTATACTCTTTTACCAGGTCGTAGATATAGTTAGCAATGTATGCCGGGCTGTATTCTTTGCCGGCTTCTTTTACTGTTACTGCATAGTCTGCGATCATTTGGATCAACCCTTCTTCTTTTTCTGATATAGGCGTATTTGCCGGTAATTGTTCCGGTAAGACAATGCCTTGTTCGGCCGCTTTACGCAAAACAGAACAGATACGGGCATAGGTATACTGGATGAATGGGCCGGTGTTACCGTTAAAGTCGATCGATTCCTTCGGATTGAAGGTCATATTTTTACGCGGATCGACTTTCAGGATGAAGTATTTCAGGGAACCTAAACCGACAACGCGGGAAATATTGGCGGCTTCTTCCGGAGTCATTTCGTCTAATTTGCCTAATTCCTGTGATATTTCGTGGGCAGTGCTGATCATTTCTTCCATCAGGTCATCGGCATCGACAACAGTACCTTCACGACTCTTCATCTTTCCTTCCGGCAGTTCTACCATACCGTAAGAGAAGTGTACCAGACCTTTCCCGAATTCGAAGCCCAGTTTATCGAGCAGGATAGAAAGTACCTGAAAATGGTAATTTTGTTCATTTCCAACCACGTAGATCATTTTGTTGATCGGGTAATCGTCAAAACGCAGTTTGGCAGTACCGATGTCCTGTGTCATATAAACGGAAGTACCATCGGCACGGAGCAATAGTTTCTCATCGAGTCCGTCTTTGGTCAGGTCGGCCCATACAGAACCGTCTTCGCGGCGATAGAAGATCCCTTTTTCAAGTCCTTCCATTACTTTACCTTTTCCTTCCAGATAGGTTTGAGATTCGTAATAGATCTTGTCGAAGTCTACGCCCATCATCTTGTAGGTTTCATCGAAACCGGCATATACCCAGTTGTTCATCTTTTCCCACAAAGCACGAACTTCTGTATCTCCGGCTTCCCATTTGCGAAGCATTTCGCGGGCTTCGGCCATGAGTGAAGACTGGGCTTCTGCTTCTTCTTTTGTCAGACCTTTAGCTTCCAACTCTTTTAATTCCTGTTTGTAGTGTTTGTCGAACAGTACATAGAAATCGCCGATCAGGTGATCCCCTTTTTTGCCGGATGATTCGGGTGTAACGCCGTTACCCCATTTCTGCCAGGCAAGCATCGATTTACAAATATGGATACCGCGGTCGTTTACGATATTGGTTTTAACCACTTTGTTTCCGTTGGCCTTCATGATTTCAGACAAACTGTAACCAAGCAGGTTGTTACGTACGTGTCCTAAATGCAAAGGTTTGTTTGTATTGGGGGAAGAATATTCGATCATCACCAGAGGGGATTGATCTGTGACAGGAATGATCCCGTAGGATGGTTGTACGTTGACCGTATTCAACAGATCAATCCAGTAAGGACCGGCAACTGTCAGGTTCAGGAAACCTTTGATCACATTGAATTCAGATACGGCCGGTTCATTTTTCTGCAGGTATTCGCCGATTTCCTGTGCAGTCTGTTCCGGTGATTTCTTCGATGCGCGAAGGAAAGGGAACACAACCAGGGTAAGATGTCCTTTAAACTCTTTCTTTGTCTTTTGCAACTGTATCTGACCGGCTGCAACATCTGCTCCGTACAGTTCTTTTATGCCGGCAATGATTGCACCGGTGATCTGCTGTTCAATAACCATATTCTTACTTCTTATATATCGGATTTTATTTTGTGTGC is a genomic window containing:
- a CDS encoding alpha-L-fucosidase → MGPKIFSHDGKAYYMPWESTICISERWFYNTTGQKYKPVDELARLYRQCTKNDNILILNFPPARDGKIREKDIQVLNELRKQLQ
- a CDS encoding PQQ-binding-like beta-propeller repeat protein is translated as MKKAFSLFVCLLMFYTVVHGQDMKEVVIGQTMEGKDLIAHGIEFDGKVRKYKMDTTATFFMVEIAHLTKNERSYKNKGELILFDFQKGTELWRKKMNYQSDQSVLLSEGVLFNSKGIKSSFLDIQTGQEKWSKKIFPYVLDHQNSKIWAYKNGISKNLECYDTSSGTLLWTREVPHTYGWNYDGMINDSTRLIVSDGMHLVNINDGTGKSYPMKTGTTNYTGAVALGALGILTGALTGVVTMPTGGNAVVELVSNVLREDSLLYFANRTQLLCLDEQLKMKWGYPLPEELTSNSELFTYDDRLYMINYGCGYRGNFRDCSSAYEKMMMAVNIGRPFIACFDKNTGKNIYLNQLTKKKDKIEDACIKEDRNTLYLLFDDGMSFCQLADSTEIEVSPWDEKANGKLQGFLRNFFYTINPDSVSFRKIMPSDSSSCFVYNDQYDVFEVDEQMNIIRTYSPGELFFTDLTGDGYSIISQNKTQYLIDFNSKKLAVLHLPFDLYLIKGKVYTLSEDRDKILEINLKELFPERFIDNPII
- a CDS encoding porin family protein yields the protein MKKSLLFLLLFVAFQVSAQEFHFIPKIGLNFANMTNSDGSMKPGLNIGVAGEVMMTDHFAIEPGIFYSMQGTKGKDSGVTMKIKNDYLNIPVLFKGYVYEGFNLFAGPQLGFKVSSKIKASQSGTSVSTSEGSDLFKTVDFAIVIGAGYQSPMGFLVSLNYNIGLANTINKDKMSSLIGATVDEKSRNGVLQFNVGWRF
- a CDS encoding tetratricopeptide repeat protein, with protein sequence METIRQLINDNKTDEALRLLDEYIKKNASDDEAFYLRGNVYRKMGDIRQALNNYLSAIELNPDSPAQTAYNAQIKILDFYNKDMYNH
- a CDS encoding TonB-dependent receptor plug domain-containing protein; amino-acid sequence: MKTILLFIATIFLMLPSLSAQQVTMREDSTFVTSSSFFLDEVTVTAKSVINKGDKLSILPSEIQRKTATDGVELLNKMQLSRIMVDVMSGEITTPGNGEVQLRINGILVTYPEVAALNPEDIIRIEYHDSPGVRYGNAAVVIDYITRKKESGGSIRGGAFHSIGGDRTSIDDMLSANYNNGKSEFSANVRFIQRKGDWTREYNEKLLFPDHELQRKEIGEPTLFNKKVLYSNLNYSLQEKDKYIFNAQFRYSYNDFPAGYEDRKSKLYSSGSDIPLSIYDHTVEKNHIPALDLYFQRTLKNDQSLIFNLVGTYIETKNNRIYQEIRENIPETDILSEISGKKYSLIAEGIYEKRIGKSQFTGGAKHIQSYTDNQYTGTTVTDVTMNQSESFVYGEYQLKTGKWSYMANLTLSRFYYSQQNNKNEKYALQPSLRVTYNPNQDFAFRYSAALKNNTPSIAYLNDVEQPIDLLQIRRGNPGLKSFQSINQSFNAGYNKSFFGIDALVTYDYEHKPIMESVLYESGKFIRTYDNQQSFQDLAFEVAFHIKPWKDHINLSVIPGLNRYISHGNNYLHTYTMKSLRVNLDFSYRHWIANFATIVPPNRYVYGEQLMKGDLMHTLMVGYKMPAWSVMAGLYNPFIRTYRSENENWSALNPVKSDIHSNNMARTVVVKFNFNLNFGKQLKSIRKAVQNMDNDPGIISGNKD
- the topA gene encoding type I DNA topoisomerase gives rise to the protein MQKNLVIVESPAKAKTIEKFLGKDFKVMSSYGHIRDLKTKDFSIDVEHDYAPQYVIPADKKKLVSELKSEAKTAEQVWLASDEDREGEAISWHLYEVLGLKPENTKRIVFHEITKNAILHAIETPRDININLVNAQQARRVLDRIVGFELSPILWRKVKPALSAGRVQSVAVRLIVEREREINDFVSEAAYRVIANFTLPDGTTILKAELNKRLKDKKDVMEFLESCKTASFTIDEITKKPVKKSPAPPFTTSTLQQEAARKLGYSVSQTMMIAQRLYESGLITYMRTDSVNLSDLALGTAKEAILETYGEKYHKFRQYHTKSKGAQEAHEAIRPTYISNVEISGSAQEKKLYELIRKRTIASQMADAELERTTISVCIDDKKEKFVAVGEVITFDGFLQVYRESYDDDNEKEQDKENGLLPPVKLHEVLTLNDIVATERFTQRPPRYTEASLVRRLEELGIGRPSTYAPTIQTIQNREYVVKGDKEGTERAYSVISLAKGKIKEADKKEIVGADRNKLMPTDIGAVVNDFLMEYFPSVLDYNFTASVEKEFDAVADGEMVWTNAIDKFYKMFHPIVEETAAIKTAHKVGERELGIDPKSGNPVFVKIGRYGPVVQIGQAHTEDKEAPKPQFATLMKGQSIETITLEEALKLFDLPRTIGEYEGKEMVAAVGRFGPFIRHDGKFISIPKDLNPLSITVEEAIELIDEKRKKDEQRYLKKFDEDPDLEILNGRYGPYITYKKANYRIPKTVTNPEKLTLEDCMKIIAEAAEKPATTKKRTTKKKA
- the argS gene encoding arginine--tRNA ligase, encoding MVIEQQITGAIIAGIKELYGADVAAGQIQLQKTKKEFKGHLTLVVFPFLRASKKSPEQTAQEIGEYLQKNEPAVSEFNVIKGFLNLTVAGPYWIDLLNTVNVQPSYGIIPVTDQSPLVMIEYSSPNTNKPLHLGHVRNNLLGYSLSEIMKANGNKVVKTNIVNDRGIHICKSMLAWQKWGNGVTPESSGKKGDHLIGDFYVLFDKHYKQELKELEAKGLTKEEAEAQSSLMAEAREMLRKWEAGDTEVRALWEKMNNWVYAGFDETYKMMGVDFDKIYYESQTYLEGKGKVMEGLEKGIFYRREDGSVWADLTKDGLDEKLLLRADGTSVYMTQDIGTAKLRFDDYPINKMIYVVGNEQNYHFQVLSILLDKLGFEFGKGLVHFSYGMVELPEGKMKSREGTVVDADDLMEEMISTAHEISQELGKLDEMTPEEAANISRVVGLGSLKYFILKVDPRKNMTFNPKESIDFNGNTGPFIQYTYARICSVLRKAAEQGIVLPEQLPANTPISEKEEGLIQMIADYAVTVKEAGKEYSPAYIANYIYDLVKEYNQFYHDFSILREENAEIKQFRLVLSANVAKIVKSGMSLLGIEVPERM